The sequence CCATCAAACGTCAGTGCTTCACCTAAGTCAGAAGCATCGATGATCGGCGGATTGGGATCGAATGGGGGATCAGCAGGCAGAGCCGATTCAACAGCGTCGGCTGCAGCAGGCAAGGGCTGAAGCGGTGTCGCTGCAACCCCCGTCGGTGGCTGGCCAGGCTGCTGCTGCGGGACCAATGCCGGTTGGGACTCCTCAGCAGTTGTAGTGAGGAACAAAGGAATGCCCCCGCTGCTCCCCTGCGGTGCGTACTGCGGACCAGGGATCGTGGGCTTCGCCACAACCTCTGGCGGTGGTGGCTGGTCCACCGTTTCCGGGATCCCTTCGTAGGGAATGTTCTGAAATGCCTTGGCCCCACCTGGCAGAACAAACTCACCGTGTGGATCTGGCACCTTCCGGTCCTGGACGTTGCCCGCCATGTCCCGATCGGTTTCTGCCGCTTGGGCATCGCCACCAGGATTGAGAGCAAAACCGAGTCCTTCTTCTGCTGGCATCGATCCCTACGCCGAAGCGCACATCTATTGCCAAGGTATTGACCTCGGTTGCCTTCAGAAGGCAAAGAAGTAGGGCAGGTGGTTAAGAATCAAGGCAAATCGAAAGGAGATAGAAAGAGGCCTTCCAGATCCCGCATGCAGGCTTTGATCTGGAAGGAAGTGATCGAACGAGACAAACAAAAGAGAGGTCTTTAGCGACTCTCCCGAAGTGCTGAATCCATCGTCCGAGTAAACGGCTGGAAGAGATAACGCAGAACGCTGCGGCGTTGCCCCTGGATATCCGCAACCAGAGGCATCCCCGCTTGAATCGGAAATTTCTTGCGGCGCTGATCCACAAACTGCCGGTCCAGCTCCACCCGTGCCAGGTAGTAGTAGGCACGGGTATCCGGATCTTGAACCGTGGTGCCCGCCAAACTCAGCACCTTGCCGGGCACAGAGCCATAAATGGTGGAATCAAACGGCTGGAGCTTCACGTCCACCCGTTGACCGACCTTCACAAAGCCAATGTCTTTGGATGGCACCCGCACCTCCACCAACTTCTTACTGCCAGTCGGAACGACCTGCAGAACCACGGCACCTGGGCCCACCACAGCACCTGGGGCCTTGTAGCGCAGGTCGCTGATCACCCCACTGACCGGGGCCGTGACCTTGGTGCGCTCAAGCTGGTTGCGCACTTTTTTGATGTTTTCGGCCACCACAGCTTCTTCGCTCACCAACTCCGCAATTTGTGAGTTGTTCTCGAACTGCAGTCCGGATTCCACCCCCTTCAGGTTGGCTTGGGCCTGGCTCAGGGCCTTGCGCGCTTCATTCCGCGCCCCCTTCATCTCCGCTAACTGCGTCTTGGTATGGAGCAACTGCAACCTTGAGGCCCCGCCGGATTCCTGAAGCGACGCCCACATCGCCACCTGCTGGGTTTGGAGATTGATCTGCTCGTTCAACCCATCGACTTCCGCCTGCTTTTGCTGCACCGTCGCCCGAGCAGCCGCCAACTGGTCAGCTCGATTGGCAAGGCGACTGGTCAGCAGCTGTTGCTGGGCAGCACTGACCTTGTTGCCCTGCTCCATCCCCTTGAGATCGTCAACTGAGATGGTGGCGTCACCACGGATCGCCGCCTGCAGTTGCTTTTGCTGCAGCAACAGGTTCTCGAGCTTCTGCTCAGCGGCGTCATATTCACTGCCCACCAGCTTGGGGTTGAGCTCCAGCAACACCTGTCCCTCTTTCACCTCCTGGCCATCGCGGACATCCACCTTGGAGACAATCCCTCCCTCCAAGTGCTGAACCACATTCACCGCACCCTCCGGCACGACCTCACCGGAAGCCTGAACGACCTGCGTCAACGGAGTCAGCGCCGCCCAGGGAACAAACAAAGCTGCTGCACCACCCAGGAAGTACAAGGACAGGCGCAGGTGACGATTGTCCGGCTTTTGCTCGAGATCAAGGGCCTGGGATAAACGCTGATGTCCAACCAACGCCGCCACGTCGGATTGATCCAAGCCAGGCAGCTTGGCGAACCAGCCGGCAGAGGGGGGGGTGGATGCACCCTCGTTCTTGCTTGGCTCAGGGTTGGTGTTGACAGGGAAGGAAGTCATGGCCTGAAGAGAAAATGGTGAACAGTGGATCGGATCTAGGGCCTGTTTTGCAGCCGTTGGCGTAACTCCTCAGGAGTGCCCTGGAAGGTGGTCACCCCTTTGTCGAGGATGCAGAGCTGATCGACCTTCTCCAGTAACAAGCGGTTGTCAGTGGCGATCACAACACTGCGCGGTTGGCCGCTGAAGAACGACACCCGAAAAGAGGGCAGGGCCTCGAGAAAAATTTGGAATTGATCTGGAGACAGCCCCTGACTGAGGTCGTCGATCAACAGGATTGGGGTGTCTTTAATCAGGGCCTGCGCCAAGGAGAGCAAACGCAATACCCCATGGGGCAGCTGATACACAAAGGCCTCATCCAGGGAGGTATCGAGCCCATCAGGCAATGACTCCAGGTAGTCCAAAATCCCGATGCGATCGCAAATCGAGCGCACGTGGGTCGGCGTGACGTCGGTATTCATCGCCATCAAGTTGGAGAGCACCGTCCCAGGCAGCAGCTCTGAGCGCTCCATCACGAAAGCGATGTTGCTTTGAATCAGATCAGGACTGAACTGGCGATAGTCGACACCGTCAAAGAGCAATGAGCCATTGGAGAGCGGATACAACTGATCAATCACCCGCAACACCGCACTTTTTCCGCAGCCGGCTTTTCCCGTCAGGGCCAGGATTTGTCCGGGTTCGACCGATAGGGAAGCCCGCGTCAAAGCCAAACTGCTGTCACGGCCCAATCGACAGGTGCCGGAATCCAAAAGGACCGAGCCATAGAGCCGATGATGCGGTGATTCAGCCGCCATCCTCGTGGATTGACGAAGCTTGAAGAACTGATCCAGTTGGGCGAACTGCTTGCGCATCGAACCCA is a genomic window of Synechococcus sp. A10-1-5-1 containing:
- a CDS encoding HlyD family type I secretion periplasmic adaptor subunit — its product is MTSFPVNTNPEPSKNEGASTPPSAGWFAKLPGLDQSDVAALVGHQRLSQALDLEQKPDNRHLRLSLYFLGGAAALFVPWAALTPLTQVVQASGEVVPEGAVNVVQHLEGGIVSKVDVRDGQEVKEGQVLLELNPKLVGSEYDAAEQKLENLLLQQKQLQAAIRGDATISVDDLKGMEQGNKVSAAQQQLLTSRLANRADQLAAARATVQQKQAEVDGLNEQINLQTQQVAMWASLQESGGASRLQLLHTKTQLAEMKGARNEARKALSQAQANLKGVESGLQFENNSQIAELVSEEAVVAENIKKVRNQLERTKVTAPVSGVISDLRYKAPGAVVGPGAVVLQVVPTGSKKLVEVRVPSKDIGFVKVGQRVDVKLQPFDSTIYGSVPGKVLSLAGTTVQDPDTRAYYYLARVELDRQFVDQRRKKFPIQAGMPLVADIQGQRRSVLRYLFQPFTRTMDSALRESR